The Desulfobulbaceae bacterium region ATTATTAAAGAGGTGTACGACACGTATTGGAATGGTCTGTATTTCGTCAAAAATGATAATCGCGTTGGCAAGTTGATGCAGACGCCGTACACCACGAGTGCCAGCGGCAAAAAGTGTTTCCAACAACTGCACGGCAGTAATGTATATGATCGGGGCATCCCAATTTTCGGCGAGCAGCTTACTTTCACTTGTATCATGCTCCGGAGTGAGGTTAGAGTGATGCTCTAATACAATTTGCCTGCCACTCTCTTCAAGAAATGCGAATATGGAACGAGCAACACGAGCATTTTGGTCTATAATCGAAGTGTAGGGAACAACGTAAATAATCCGGTCCATCTTGTATGTATCTGCATGATGCAGAGCAAAACGGAGGCTTGCTAGGGTCTTACCCCCACCGGTGGGAACAGTAAGCTGATAGAGGCCCCTTTGCCGACTCGCAAAGCGCAGACATGACAAAGAAATATCATCCCGAATCTTATCTATCGGCTTTTCGATCTTGAACCCAGCAAGATTGGCTTCAAAGACATTGATCAAAAGCGGCCAGCTCTGTTTTGATCTTGGTAGGCGCTCCGCCGAATTTAGGCGGTCTGCATCAATCAAGGTACTGAACAGAAATCTGGTCAAAAACCCAAGCAGGAATTGCCTGACCTCTAACGAATCACCAGAACCCCACAACAATTTAATCCTTGCTGAAAGCTGACTTTCCAACTCATTAGAGGCTATACATTTTTCCACTATGAGGCGAACATGTTCATCCAACAGTTGTTCAACTTCATCAAGATGGGTCTGCTCCTTCGGCTTCATCATTCTTTTATGGAATAAATCAGTGCCATCCGGCGAAAGGCTATCAATTACCCCTGAGCGTGAATGATGGGATGCAATACAAAGCGCCATAATATCTGAGGCAATCTGCCGGATTGGAACTTGTCCCCGATGCTTAAATATGTACTGCGCCCCGGCAGAAGAATGATCGATTTTGCCGCGCATTTCATCTGCGACAACATATTCCTCGTCGTCAGGTTTAATCCTCCCCTCCGCCGATTTAATATATGACTGAAAGGACTTAGAATATTTGCCAAGATCATGAAGCGCCCCCATCAGCTCACCGAATACGGACAAGCCTATCTTACCGGCAAATACCGAGGCTAAATCAGCAACACCAAGAAGGTGTTCATCCACACTCTGAGGAGTCCCATCTAATTTACGATATCGAGCAACAAATTGAGTAGATAAAATTTCCATCATGATACCTCGATCTAAAAACAACCACCGCCTGCTGGTACAAATACTCTTCAAACCAAACAATATGTGTGGTATATGAACGAAAAAAACAATCTGGTTCACAAATCAGTACATAATCACCTGCATAAAGAACATAGATTTTTCACGCTTTCGTTTTCACCCTAACACACCCACTAGCTCACATAGTGACCCACCCCCAACTTTTTTCTCAATCGCCTTATTTTTTTCGACCATACAACTCCACCACCCGCGCCGCTTCGGCTGCCACCTGCTCCCGCAGTTCATCCGGGGCGACAACCTCCACTTCACTGCCGTATTGCAAGACCTTCATCCGGATTTCTGTAAGGTTTGCCACCGGCAGGGAGAGGCGCAAGCCCCCATCCGGCAGAGGTTCCATCACCTGATCACCGTGCCAGAACTCATTACTGACGAATCTTGCCATGGTCGGGGAAAAGTGGAGAACCACTGTCTCCCGTGCCTCACCTTTGAAAATGCCGAAAGCAGCGGCAAGATAGTCATCCACCGAAAAACGATGGTGTCCTACCCGTTCCGCCAAGACCTCCAATTCTAAGATCCGGCTGAGTTGAAAACTGCGGGGGGCTTGGCGTTCCCGGCAATAACCGATCAGGTACCAAGCGCCCATGTAGTTGTGCAGA contains the following coding sequences:
- the cas3 gene encoding CRISPR-associated helicase Cas3', translating into MEILSTQFVARYRKLDGTPQSVDEHLLGVADLASVFAGKIGLSVFGELMGALHDLGKYSKSFQSYIKSAEGRIKPDDEEYVVADEMRGKIDHSSAGAQYIFKHRGQVPIRQIASDIMALCIASHHSRSGVIDSLSPDGTDLFHKRMMKPKEQTHLDEVEQLLDEHVRLIVEKCIASNELESQLSARIKLLWGSGDSLEVRQFLLGFLTRFLFSTLIDADRLNSAERLPRSKQSWPLLINVFEANLAGFKIEKPIDKIRDDISLSCLRFASRQRGLYQLTVPTGGGKTLASLRFALHHADTYKMDRIIYVVPYTSIIDQNARVARSIFAFLEESGRQIVLEHHSNLTPEHDTSESKLLAENWDAPIIYITAVQLLETLFAAGTRGVRRLHQLANAIIIFDEIQTIPIRVVHLFNNAINFLVSQGGSTVIFCTATQPLLDKVDAIKGAARISPDCQMMGDVNGLFRELHRATIEDGTKNEGWTVNEIAEATLQELSESGSVLVIVNKKAQARELYQCLQGKSEHLYHLSTSMCPAHRTKVLDTIKACLDPKSTVPVICISTQLIEAGVDVDFGSVIRFMAGLDSIAQAAGRCNRNGLRGTGRVLIVNPENEGLDKLPEIRLAQKITKRVLREYHDEPEVFDHDLQGPKAMERYYHYYFFQRAHEMAFPVKKVDFGRDDDLLNLLSVNTGSVAEHTRVNKQAPSLHLRQSFTSAAKAFRAIDSPTEGVIVPYGEGGRIIDELSVACFEDKARLLKVAQRYSVNLFPYEMAKLKDEWRVLEVWEGSGIFYLDERHYCEEFGVSMEEVSDMKTLIG